Within Elizabethkingia sp. JS20170427COW, the genomic segment GTAATTTTTACTTTACCACCTACAGTAGGGATAATTTTGGAAGTTCCTAAAGCTGCTTCTGCAAAAGAGATGTAAAGTTCCTGATGTAGGTTATCTCCCTCTCTCTTGATCGTCTTATCTTCTTCTTCCTCAATAACAACTAGAAGGTCTCCCGGAGTACCTCCGAAAGGAGCATCGTTACCTTTTCCTCTTACGCTAAGCTGGATACCGTCTCTAGCTCCAGCAGGGATGTTGATGCTGATTTCTTCTTCTTCTTTAATTAAACCATGAGCATTGGCACCTGTAGGGATTTTGTCTGCAATTTTTCCTAAACCTTGGCAAGTTTCACAAGTAGTTTGGGTTTGCATTTGTCCGAACATAGTGTTCATTACTCTTACTTGGGCGCCCGAACCATTACAAGTAGGGCAAGTTTTGGTGGTTACTCCTGGGGCAAGTTTCATCTTCTTAACCTTAACAGTTTTGGTAGTACCGTTTACCATTTCTTCAAGGTTAAGCTTAATGCGTATTCTAAGATTGCTTCCACGGAATTGTTGAGGTCCACGGCTTCCGCCGCCACCGCCGAAATGTCCTCCAAAGATATCTCCAAATTGGCTAAAGATATCTTCCATGTTCATTCCACCGAATCCGCCACCGCCGAATCCGCCGCCACCTGCTGCACCTCCTACACCGGCATGCCCATATTGGTCATAGCGTGCACGCTTATTAGCATCGCTAAGTACTTCATAAGCTTCAGCAGCTTCTTTAAATTTCTCTTCAGCCTCTTTATCTCCTGGATTTTTATCTGGGTGATATTTGATGGCTTTTTTACGGTATGCTTTTTTTATTTCGGCATCAGAAGCTGTTTTGCTAACTCCTAAAACTTCGTAATAATCTCTTTTTGACATTTTCTTTTTAAAGTTTTAATGAATTAAGCTCCTGTAACTACTTTAGCAAATCTGATTACTTTATCATGAAGAAGGTATCCTGTTTCGATAACATCTACAATTTTACCTTTTAGTTCTTCACTAGGAGCTGGTATTTGGGTAATAGCTTCATGATAATCTACATTAAAGTCATCACCAGCTTTCACCTCAATAACACTTAGATGTTTTTCACTAAGTTTAGATTTAAATTTTTGATAAATAAGCTCTACACCTTTTAAGTCATCTTCGTTCCCGTGTTTGCTCATTTCTTTAATGGCTCTTTCAAAGTCATCTAAAACGGCTAGTAAAGAAACCATTAGATCTTGGTTAGCGTATTTGAAGAAATCGTTCTTTTCGCGAAGAGTTCTTTTTTTATAGTTTTCAAATTCTGCGTAAAGACGGATGTAGCGATCCTTTTCTTCTGCCAAAAGGTCATCTGTAGATTTTTCTTCTGCCACTTCTTCAGTCTTGTTTTCAGAAGTATTTTCCGTAGCGTTTTCTTCTACGTTCTCATTCTGAAGCTTTTCTTCATCGAATATTTCTTTGTTCTCGCTCATTATTTCAATATTTATCATCTCTAATTTCAAAGATGAAGCCAAAGCAAAAAAATGGACAATTAGGCAGTTTTTTCCTTTTTCAAAGGATAATAGATGGTGAAAAATAAGAGAGATATAAATCCTATGATGGCAATAATTCTAAAAATTTGGGCTCCTATACTTTGTTGGGCAAAATCTTCAAAGCTGTAAGAAATAAGCCAATATAGATTAAGACCACAGATAAGGATTGCAATTATCCAGGAGATAATTTGTAAATTTCTTTTGATGTAGAATTTCCCCATTAGTTTTTTTGAGCTCACCCCGAAGATAAGAGGAATAATAGCAAAACTAAGTTGTAAGCTGAGGATTACTTGGGAGAAGACGAGTAGTTCTTCGGACTCGTTATCTCCATAGGCAATAATCATGATAAGAGCAGGGAGTATTGCTAATAGACGGGTGATTAATTGCCTTACAAAAGGGTTGATTTTGATATTGAGATAGCCTTCCATAACAATTTGTCCTGCTAGGGTTCCTGTAACGGTAGAGGATTGCCCAGCAGCGATAAGAGCAATGGCAAAAGCCGTAGGTGCAAGGTTGTTATTGAGTACAGGGGCAAGCATTTTGTAGGCATCAGTAATGGTGCTAAGTTCTTCATGTCCCGAATTATGAAAGGTGCTAGCTGCTAAAATAAGGATAGCAGCGTTAACAAAGAATGCAAAATTTAAGGATAGAGCTGAATCCCAAAAATTATATTTGATAGATTTTTTGATACTGCTATCATCTCGCCCTATTTTCCGGGATTGTACTAAGGAAGAGTGCAGGTATAGGTTATGAGGCATAACCGTAGCTCCAATAATTCCTATGGAAATATATAATTCTCCCGTGCTTAGTTTTTTAGGAACAAGTCCTCCTACGATATTAGCGATACTAGGTTGGGAGAGGATAAGTTGGAAAACAAAAGCTCCTGCAATGATGAAGATAAGCCCAAGGATGAAACTTTCCATTTTTCGGATTCCTAGTTTTTGAAGATATAAGATAAGTAGGGTGTCGATAAAGGTGATAAGTACACCCCAAACGAGGTCTATCCCAAAAAGGAGTTTTAATCCCAAGGCCATACCGAGGACTTCTGCTAAGTCTGTAGCAATAATAGCAATTTCTGCTAATAAATATAAGATGAAATTTACCTTTTTGGGGTAAATTTCTTTATTGATCTGTGCTAAATCTTTTCCTCTAACGATGCCAAGCCTAGCGGAGTGCGATTGTAAAACCAAGGCCATGAGATTGGAGAGTAGTAAGATGAAGAGTAGTTTGTATCCAAATCTAGCTCCAGCTTCTAGGTCGGTAGCCCAATTCCCGGGATCCATATACCCAATGCTTACCAAGAGGGCAGGCCCAAAGAAGCTTATTATTTTTCTCCATCCATGTAGTTTTTCGGTGTCTATGCTTTCGTGTATCTCGTGTAAAGATTTATTCGACATTTTATATTGTTAGATTTGTCTAACAAAAATAGTAAAAAAATCATTACTGTCCGATAAAGATAAAATATGATTAAAAAAATTGGGGTGAATTTTATTAAAAAAAATCTCACCCCTTTTGGTTTATTTTGTAGTTGCAAAATCATCAAAATATACCATGAGCAAAAATATACATTTTACCGGACAGTAATGAATAATATTGTTTAATAACAAGATCTCCTAGATTTCCATTAGCAATGGTAAAAGAGGTAGATGAAATATTTGCATTAACGGTTACTTTCTCTTGGGTACCTCCAAAATGGATTTCTTTATATCTTGTAGTTTCTCCAGTTAAGCTTTCATACTCCTCTTTGGAAAGAGTAATGCTAGAAGTAATGTTATACACCCCAGGAGGTACACTGGATAATTTTAAATTACCATTTTCATCAGTATTTCCTTCAATAACATCTGAAGTAGTGGTGTTGGTCATGGTTACTTTTGCATTGGCAACATTTTTACCATTACTTTCATATTTAATGTTTACTGTAAATGGCACAGGTTGTAAAAGGTTGCTATGGGATCCAAAATCATCATCTCTGGAACAGGCTGCCAGGAATAGAAAAGGAAGAATAGTTTTCTCATACGTTTGTTTTATTTGGGTTATACTTTATGTTTAAAATCTATAAGATAAGTTGGTACCAAAAGAGGTAGATGTAAAGTTGGAGTACAGATATCCATTTTCATTATATGCTTTAATGTTAAAGACATTGCTTACATATACTGATAATCTAAATCTACTTAAGAAATCCTTACTTACTCTTAGATGGAAGTTATGTAAGGTTTTGTTGTATAGTCCAGAAAGCTTCTCTGTAGAAGGATCCCTAAAAAGATTCTGGTAAATAGGATTTTTTCTATTTTGCTCTGGAATAATGAATTGGTTACCATTATAGTCGATATAGCCATAAGGATAGATATCGTTAGTTCCACTTTTTTTTCTGTCTAATAGGAAGTGATCGGTTCTTAGGCCAATGATAAGCCCAGCAGAAGCCAAGTGATAATCGAAACTAAAACTAGCCATAGCCATAGAGGCTTTGCTTTCGGTATCATTGTATAATCCGTATCTAAAATTGCTGTCTACAATGCTAGGCTCGGAAATTGGAAATAATCCATCTTCTTTTTTACTAGCAGTTTCTACATAGCTAGCATTCATGCTGATGACAAGGTTTAGTGCTTTTATTTTTTTGAAATGGGCCATAAACTCTACTCCCTTATCAGTGGATTCATAGCCATTTACAATTTTATTCTGTAGGTAATAATATTTTTCAGAACCAACAATGGAAAAGGTAGGAACATTGGTTCCGTTAATATCAACTTCTACTTTTGCTTTATCCATAGATTTTACTTCAGACATGCTGGTAAATCCATCATAAAGTTTGTTGTAGTATCCTGTAAGGTTAACAGTAGCAAAGGGAAGTTTATAATCTATACCTATTTCATTTTTCCAGCTTTTAGAAGGAGATAGTTCGGCTTTGCTTCCTGGGGTAACTACAGTTTGCATAATGGCTACAGAGTAGTATCCAGGGAGTCTGTAATCTCCGATAAGAAAATCTAAATATCTAGGACCTGTGTACAATTGGTTAAGAGAAGGAGCTTTTGAAGTTAATCCTATCCCAGCTCTTAGGGTGAGCTTCTCAAATTGATAAGAAGTATTTACCCTTGGAGAAATGGTGGCTGCAGAATTTTGGAGGTCATATCTTAAACCTAAATTAGCCTTGAATAAGTGGTGGTTTTTAAATCTCTTCGAAATATTGTCTTGTAGATAAAAAGCGTATTGATGAGTGGAATATACATTATCACGATAATTAAAATCCCTCATTCCATTTTTACTTTGTCCACTAGAAGTAATGGTGCTGAACTGTCCTGCAGTGCCATATCGCCCTTTTCCGAAATTATCACCATGTCGGTAGTTAACTCCCAGTGAGTAGGAGTGTTCCCATCCTGAGGAAAGATTCTTATGACCATTAATGCTAAGATTGGAATAAATATTAAAAGGTTTACCATCCGCATAGGCTAGGTTTTCATAGCTAGGAAGTGTATAAGGCGCATAGTAAACACTGTTTTCAGTAGCGTTGCCATATGGTCTAGCACCTTGGTTAAGCCAATATTTTCTTTCGGTAAATTGGGTAGAGTAACTAACTCCTACTTCTGCGGAAATAGCATTGAAAAAAGCTTTTTTATGATATTTGTTCAGCTGATAGTAAAGGCTGTTGCTTAAAGAGAAGCTTTTGTTATCTGTATTGATGACACACATTAAGGTCATCTGGATCAGCCTTACCCTTACTGCTGTTTTGAGAAAAACCAAAAGAAAGCTTGTTTTTTACTCCTGATTTATTGGAGTAAGACCATAGTAAATTAGCACTGGTTCTGTCATACTCTACCAAGCTAGTTCTAGGGTCGGTTAAAGAGTTCATATAATCTAGGATACATTAATAGCTTGGTGTTTATTAATGCCAAAACCTTTGGTAATCCCGAATTGATAAGTACCTTCTCGCAAAGAAGCGTTTAGTCTTAAAGGGCTAGCTTTTGCAATTGTATTTACTTTGATTAACCCCGAAGTAAGGTCTCCATATTTAGCATCGGGGATTCCTTGTATCACTTCCATACTCTCTATATTATCTGTAGGAATTTCTCTTAAATCTACTCCATAATTCGGCTGGGCGGGAGTAAGATTTCCCACTTTTCCGCTAATAGAGTTAAAGCTAATCCCAAAAGGTCCACTGTTAGCAGCATTATAACTTTGCATATTCTCGTTATTGGATAATACAACATCATTTACCATGAGTTGAACCCCAAAGGCTTTATTGCCAAATTCATCACCTCCAGGGATATTAGAAGACCCCGCAATAGAGGAACCACTAGCTGTTCTGAATACTATATTCTTAAATTGTGTATTATCAAATTGCTGTACATACTGTCCAGGTAATTGTTGCAAGACATCTCCTACAGAAAAAGATTGTAAACTTTGTAAAGCTTCCTGCTTGATAAGGATTTCTGAGAATTGCTTTTTCTTAGCGGTAAGTTCCACCCCTTCTATTCTTATTTCAGATTTAGGTTTTAAGGTATCTGTTATGGGATGTTTTTTTTCCTTTTTATCATGATGAGGTTTCTATTACTTGGGCAGTTACCAAGGAACAAGAAGACAAAAGTACTAGGCTTGTAGATAATATTGATCTCATGAATAATAATAATCGGCAAATTTAATTATAATTATTCTAAATAAAATAAAAACCAGATAAGAATCATAACTTACGTTAAGTTTTTCTTAAAAGCTGTTCTTAATAAAATTTGGTCTAATTCTTGTTACTACGGTTGGTGTTGTTTTAAAAGTGCTGAATATTAGCAAAGTATTTGGTTGTATTCGGTTTTTATATATAATTTTTTTCTTAAAAATAAATGTAATGAAGAAGTCGATTGTGTTATTTGTATCGTTATTATTGTTAACCTTAGCTTTTACAAATCCCGCAGAAAAATTACATCAAAAAGCGATGGAGAATGTAACCTCGCAAGTATTATATAAGAAAATAGATCTAGTGGAAAAGAAAAAAAATCCATTTATTTTAAAAAGAATTGCTTCCAGAGTAAACCCTATTAAAGTAAAAAAACTTGCAGAAAACTATTCAGATAAAACCGTAAGCAGAAAAAACTTAGTCTTTTTTTCCCTTACCAAAACACAGTTTAATAATGGAACTCACTATTTAGGGTTTGGGATTCTTAATCGGGTTTTTATTCCTTCTCAAGTGGAATCTTATTTGGTAGATAAGCTTAGCTTTACCAATATCATCTATGGAATTTAAAGATGTAAAAATCTATGAAAAAATTGGTTTATATCACTATAATTATCCTTTCAATGGGAATGCTTCAACAATGTAGAGTTCTTAATATTAAAGATAAGCCCGAAGCGAAAACAATGGTGGTGGCTTCTCGCCAAGTAGATTGTTATGGAGTAGGAAAGCAGAAATGTTTTCTTTATAAAGAAGAGGGGGAGAAGGCTTGGCAATATTTGTATCAGGACATACAAGGATTGAAGTATGAACCTGGATACGAATATATCTTGAAGGTAAGACAAGAATCTATCGCCAATCCTCCTGCAGATGCTCCATCGATAAGATATGTGTTGGAAAGAATTGTTTCCAAAGAAAAGAAAAATTCATTAATAGATTAAGAAGCTTAAAAGCGATTTATAAGGATGAAGGTTTATTTCGTAAATTCGCTGGCGTAAAGCGAAAGCATGAAAATAGAAATAAAAGATTTAACGAAAAGTTACGGAGATCAGAAAGCTCTCAACTCTATTTCTTTAACCATTGATAAACATGAAATTATAGGGTTATTAGGCCCTAATGGAGCAGGTAAATCTACTTTGATGAAGATTATTTCAGGGGTTTTAAAGAGTCCTGAAGATAGCATCCGTTACGATGGAGTAGGATTTAATCAAAATCCTGAATTCATCAAATCTAGAATTGGCTTTTTACCTGAGAATAATCCGCTTTATTCCGACATGTATGTAAAGGAATATTTGGGTTTTGTTGCTAATCTTCAGAAAGTATCCAAAGATCAGATAGATTTATTTATCGATAGAGTAGGGATTAGCCCTGAAAAAAATAAAAAAATACATCAGCTTTCTAAAGGTTACAAACAAAGAGTAGGTTTAGCAGCAGCCATCCTTCACCAGCCAGAATTATTGATTTTAGATGAGCCCACCAATGGCTTAGACCCTAACCAGATTTTGGAAATCAGAAATTTAATCCGAGAAATAGGACAGGAGAAAACAGTGATCCTTTCTACCCATATTTTACAAGAGGTGGAAGCTCTGTGTACCAGGGTAATCCTTATCCATCAAGGGAGAATCTTGCAAGATACTTCAATAGAAAGCTTTAAAGGAAAGTACAGTAGCTTAGAAGAAGCCTTTAAAGATTACACTTCTTAACGTTCTAATAAAATCAAAATATAAATAGGCTATTCTTCTACATGGGGAATAGCCTATTTCATAATTGTTTTATTTCTTAGCCTAATTTTTTAGCATCAGCAATAAACTGAGCTAAACCTAAATCGGTTAAAGGGTGTTTTAATAAACCTAAGATAGAAGCTAGTGGAGAAGTAATAACATCAGCTCCTACTTTAGCACAGTTGATGATGTGCATAGGGTTACGGATAGATGCTGCTAGGATTTCGGTATCGAACATAGAGTTATCAAAAATAGTTCTGATTTCCTCGATAAGATTCATACCATCGGTAGAGATATCATCTAAACGACCTAAGAAAGGAGAAACGTAAGTAGCACCAGCTTTTGCTGCTAATAAAGCTTGCCCAGGAGAGAAGATTAAAGTACAGTTGGTACGGATACCTTTGTCTGCAAAATATTTGATAGCTTTAATACCGTCTTTAATCATAGGGATTTTTACTACGATATTTGGGTGGATAGCAGCTAGTTCTTCACCTTCTTTAATCATTTCTTCATAAGTGGTAGAAAGTACTTCTGCAGAAATATCACCATCTACAATTTCGCAAATAGTCTTATAGTGAGCTTTAATTGCTTCAGCTCCACTAATACCTTCTTTTGCCATTAAAGATGGGTTGGTAGTTACTCCGTCTAAGATACCAAGATCTTGAGCTTCTTTAATCTGTTCTAGATTAGCGGTGTCAATAAAAAATTTCATTTTAACTTATAGATATATAATTTAGGCAAAGATACTAAAATATAAAGCCTTTTTAAAATGATTCTTGGTGAAAAGATTTTTTTATACCACGAGAGGAGAGAATTCTCTCCTAATACATCCTCGAAATACGGCATAAGATTATGTAACTTTGTAGAAAGATAAATTAAGATAGAGATGAATATAATATTAGCTTCAACTTCTACACTATTCGGAGGAGAGTATTTGGAGTACTTAAGACCAGAAATAGCAAAATTATACCAAGGTATCGATGAGATTATCTTCATCCCTTATGCTCGCCCTAGTGGTATTTCTCATGATGAATATACCCAAAAGGCTTCGGATTTTTTTGCTACTTTAAATATTAAAGTGAAAGGCTTGCATGATTTTTTAGATCCCGTAAAAGCATTACAAGAAGGAAAAGCTTATTTTACAGGAGGAGGAAATACCTTTTTATTGGTAAAAACACTGCATGAAAAAGGATTGATGGATGTTTTAAAACATAGCGTGGAGAAGGGAAAACCTTATTTAGGATGTAGCGCAGGAAGTAACATCGGCGGGCAGAATATGAAAACGACCAATGATATG encodes:
- the dnaJ gene encoding molecular chaperone DnaJ; amino-acid sequence: MSKRDYYEVLGVSKTASDAEIKKAYRKKAIKYHPDKNPGDKEAEEKFKEAAEAYEVLSDANKRARYDQYGHAGVGGAAGGGGFGGGGFGGMNMEDIFSQFGDIFGGHFGGGGGSRGPQQFRGSNLRIRIKLNLEEMVNGTTKTVKVKKMKLAPGVTTKTCPTCNGSGAQVRVMNTMFGQMQTQTTCETCQGLGKIADKIPTGANAHGLIKEEEEISINIPAGARDGIQLSVRGKGNDAPFGGTPGDLLVVIEEEEDKTIKREGDNLHQELYISFAEAALGTSKIIPTVGGKVKITIDKGTQSGKILKLAGKGLPSLEGYGKGDMFVHINIWTPQELTKEQKEFFESQLDAEEMKPHPTGKEKTFFEKVRDLFN
- a CDS encoding nucleotide exchange factor GrpE — its product is MSENKEIFDEEKLQNENVEENATENTSENKTEEVAEEKSTDDLLAEEKDRYIRLYAEFENYKKRTLREKNDFFKYANQDLMVSLLAVLDDFERAIKEMSKHGNEDDLKGVELIYQKFKSKLSEKHLSVIEVKAGDDFNVDYHEAITQIPAPSEELKGKIVDVIETGYLLHDKVIRFAKVVTGA
- a CDS encoding Nramp family divalent metal transporter — translated: MSNKSLHEIHESIDTEKLHGWRKIISFFGPALLVSIGYMDPGNWATDLEAGARFGYKLLFILLLSNLMALVLQSHSARLGIVRGKDLAQINKEIYPKKVNFILYLLAEIAIIATDLAEVLGMALGLKLLFGIDLVWGVLITFIDTLLILYLQKLGIRKMESFILGLIFIIAGAFVFQLILSQPSIANIVGGLVPKKLSTGELYISIGIIGATVMPHNLYLHSSLVQSRKIGRDDSSIKKSIKYNFWDSALSLNFAFFVNAAILILAASTFHNSGHEELSTITDAYKMLAPVLNNNLAPTAFAIALIAAGQSSTVTGTLAGQIVMEGYLNIKINPFVRQLITRLLAILPALIMIIAYGDNESEELLVFSQVILSLQLSFAIIPLIFGVSSKKLMGKFYIKRNLQIISWIIAILICGLNLYWLISYSFEDFAQQSIGAQIFRIIAIIGFISLLFFTIYYPLKKEKTA
- a CDS encoding carboxypeptidase-like regulatory domain-containing protein: MPFTVNIKYESNGKNVANAKVTMTNTTTSDVIEGNTDENGNLKLSSVPPGVYNITSSITLSKEEYESLTGETTRYKEIHFGGTQEKVTVNANISSTSFTIANGNLGDLVIKQYYSLLSGKMYIFAHGIF
- a CDS encoding TonB-dependent receptor, producing MTLMCVINTDNKSFSLSNSLYYQLNKYHKKAFFNAISAEVGVSYSTQFTERKYWLNQGARPYGNATENSVYYAPYTLPSYENLAYADGKPFNIYSNLSINGHKNLSSGWEHSYSLGVNYRHGDNFGKGRYGTAGQFSTITSSGQSKNGMRDFNYRDNVYSTHQYAFYLQDNISKRFKNHHLFKANLGLRYDLQNSAATISPRVNTSYQFEKLTLRAGIGLTSKAPSLNQLYTGPRYLDFLIGDYRLPGYYSVAIMQTVVTPGSKAELSPSKSWKNEIGIDYKLPFATVNLTGYYNKLYDGFTSMSEVKSMDKAKVEVDINGTNVPTFSIVGSEKYYYLQNKIVNGYESTDKGVEFMAHFKKIKALNLVISMNASYVETASKKEDGLFPISEPSIVDSNFRYGLYNDTESKASMAMASFSFDYHLASAGLIIGLRTDHFLLDRKKSGTNDIYPYGYIDYNGNQFIIPEQNRKNPIYQNLFRDPSTEKLSGLYNKTLHNFHLRVSKDFLSRFRLSVYVSNVFNIKAYNENGYLYSNFTSTSFGTNLSYRF
- a CDS encoding TonB-dependent receptor plug domain-containing protein, which codes for MELTAKKKQFSEILIKQEALQSLQSFSVGDVLQQLPGQYVQQFDNTQFKNIVFRTASGSSIAGSSNIPGGDEFGNKAFGVQLMVNDVVLSNNENMQSYNAANSGPFGISFNSISGKVGNLTPAQPNYGVDLREIPTDNIESMEVIQGIPDAKYGDLTSGLIKVNTIAKASPLRLNASLREGTYQFGITKGFGINKHQAINVS
- a CDS encoding DUF4359 domain-containing protein; its protein translation is MKKSIVLFVSLLLLTLAFTNPAEKLHQKAMENVTSQVLYKKIDLVEKKKNPFILKRIASRVNPIKVKKLAENYSDKTVSRKNLVFFSLTKTQFNNGTHYLGFGILNRVFIPSQVESYLVDKLSFTNIIYGI
- a CDS encoding DUF4377 domain-containing protein encodes the protein MKKLVYITIIILSMGMLQQCRVLNIKDKPEAKTMVVASRQVDCYGVGKQKCFLYKEEGEKAWQYLYQDIQGLKYEPGYEYILKVRQESIANPPADAPSIRYVLERIVSKEKKNSLID
- a CDS encoding ABC transporter ATP-binding protein; its protein translation is MKIEIKDLTKSYGDQKALNSISLTIDKHEIIGLLGPNGAGKSTLMKIISGVLKSPEDSIRYDGVGFNQNPEFIKSRIGFLPENNPLYSDMYVKEYLGFVANLQKVSKDQIDLFIDRVGISPEKNKKIHQLSKGYKQRVGLAAAILHQPELLILDEPTNGLDPNQILEIRNLIREIGQEKTVILSTHILQEVEALCTRVILIHQGRILQDTSIESFKGKYSSLEEAFKDYTS
- the fsa gene encoding fructose-6-phosphate aldolase, giving the protein MKFFIDTANLEQIKEAQDLGILDGVTTNPSLMAKEGISGAEAIKAHYKTICEIVDGDISAEVLSTTYEEMIKEGEELAAIHPNIVVKIPMIKDGIKAIKYFADKGIRTNCTLIFSPGQALLAAKAGATYVSPFLGRLDDISTDGMNLIEEIRTIFDNSMFDTEILAASIRNPMHIINCAKVGADVITSPLASILGLLKHPLTDLGLAQFIADAKKLG
- the pepE gene encoding dipeptidase PepE yields the protein MNIILASTSTLFGGEYLEYLRPEIAKLYQGIDEIIFIPYARPSGISHDEYTQKASDFFATLNIKVKGLHDFLDPVKALQEGKAYFTGGGNTFLLVKTLHEKGLMDVLKHSVEKGKPYLGCSAGSNIGGQNMKTTNDMPIVYPPSFETMKLVPFNINPHYLDPTPGLKHNGETRETRIMEFLTQNNITVVGLREGNWIRRIGDKITVEGSQLTRIFKKGEHPYELQPGVILDF